From the genome of Candidatus Hydrogenedentota bacterium:
TTCGTCGCGAGTCCATGCGGGCGGCGTGGAACACCTGATTGACGAGAATGCATGCCGCTCTCTATTCTAGCCTTGCTGTACGGGCTGCGTATCGAAGGCTTCCCGTGTAGTGGGCTCAATACAAGTATGGGGAGCGCTCTTGATCACTCTTCATCTGTTGCGGGGCCCAAATCGTTGGCCGGTTGTGCCGTGAACGCCTTGACTGCCTCGGGCTTCTTCGGGGCTGTCCAACCGGCATGCGATTCAGCACCAGCAAACAGCATCCGCGGAACGGGAGAAAGCACGGAAGACGTGAATAGCCAAAACGTCATGTTAATGCTCCTATCCTTCGGGATCTTGCTGGCCGTGGCACGTTTACTCGGCGAGTTGGCGGAAAAGCTGCATCAACCGGCAGTTCTGGGTGAGCTTCTCGCCGGTATTCTCCTCGGACCGACCGTATTGGGCAACATGGCTCCG
Proteins encoded in this window:
- a CDS encoding cation:proton antiporter, producing MPLSILALLYGLRIEGFPCSGLNTSMGSALDHSSSVAGPKSLAGCAVNALTASGFFGAVQPACDSAPANSIRGTGESTEDVNSQNVMLMLLSFGILLAVARLLGELAEKLHQPAVLGELLAGILLGPTVLGNMAPAAVQFLFPPQGPNAVALEALSTLAIVLFLLVAGIEVDLSTVWRQGNVGLK